The Anastrepha ludens isolate Willacy chromosome 2, idAnaLude1.1, whole genome shotgun sequence genome contains a region encoding:
- the LOC128854718 gene encoding uncharacterized protein LOC128854718, whose product MEPHNIPADTSPPSTTPFRESDSVHHEAGTPRTSQSVWSQANDASAHLKMQNEYRIKVKQRQQILDRINIERILPHLSSISVHELEAKLSVLERQYESFHHLQSELELMNDEELNQPHRDTFDESFCAAKAIIVQRLNVLNPARRETIFNSTAIASPSHRVNLPKLQLTKFNGHHRNWMDFYNMFLALVHNNNQLANIEKFQYLRSCLVDSAASLIQSFEVTDENYIKALDLLRSRYGNKRLIFQAHIQHIFEVQGETRPNASSMRAFIDVVNTNLRAVQSLASNQQVSDGILLHLVSSKLNTDTKAKWEEEVTHLFDQRSTAMSFHLPTWEDLAKFLERRCQIADILEAGQPKTLIPRTQLTTHRHNKRDEKWAMVTTKQTKCELCNAVPHHNAFKCDTFRAMDPLARYNCVKRLNLCLNCLGSGHKSNDCPSVHRCKHCNVKHHTLLHRNDSASTNISPRAGLLSSSALKVSLDQSEVILGTAIIHVFNSRGVSIRARALLDSGSQLHFITEKLAQHLRVTRKGVDIDVSGIGQRRAKAQHLCCIAIKSLTEEYSATIDALIIPSITSCQPSRRIDQSTISIPDTISIADPTFNIPGQIDILIGAGLFFEILSKGQIRLNGPVIQNTKFGWVVAGAIPAHVTSAADPSPPYKAFTSVTSESILDKLLERFWAIEDIPASSSSTLSSDELECESYFSSTTHRCPVTNKFIVRLPFREEPHHLGASEETAGKRMFSLESKLNQNSNLRRDYNEFMEEYINMKHMIPVNLEYSPRNRLNYIPHHGVTKLDSSTTKLRVVFDASCKTSNGYCLNDMLRVGPQLQDTIFTILTRFRRHKYVIMADIAKMYRQIWVDERDTQWQCIFWRPNSQQPLTTYQLQTVTYGTSCAPYLAVKCLQQLAIDEAKTYPIGSKVTLSDFYVDNLISGAASIGEVIEIKNQTINLLNCAGFPLRKFASNASEIVADILPEDKEETIRFHDTEFVKTLGLKWSPVEDCFLFHLVADNSVKTTKRSILSKLASFFDPIGLLNPLIVTCKILMQQLWKLKSPWDDEVPPGIKVHWELFNKQLPLLQTLKIPRYANIDIDTKLHAFADASTKAYGACVYAAWSDAYGEHSSLLCAKSRVAPTKEITLPRLELCAALMAAELMSAVNNILNLPSANVYCWSDSTIALAWIAGEQSRWNVFVANRVAKIQQLTKTFSWNHVPTDQNPADIVSRGAWASELLRNTLWWHGPEFIQQSCDYWPSAVHVSQNELPEQRLQRTALIAIPTSDFISKHKYVNSYMKLLRIFAYVSRFIRGCRKQSSVNDCINISAPEMDEALELICRHIQYISFSEDIHAIEIGEQHRNSKLISLSPFLHKNLLRVGGRLKNSLLPFNSKHPILLPSSHAFVNTLIRHFHHHHLHAGVQTLQNILRDKFWITNARHVIRRVIHDCVLCYRSNPIIAEQIMGHLPADRVQQTYPFEVTGVDYCGPVLITQRIRGRSPIKSYIAVFICFVTKAVHLEVVPNLSTQAFIGTLKRFIARRGKSRKIVSDNATNFVGANRELRQLLSAFVTKEHIEEVQRTCLENGIEWQFIPPRSPHFGGLWESAVKLAKYFLRRAIGTTTLTLDELQTVCCQSEAIINSRPLTPMSTDANDMRPLTPAHFLIGRPLTTIPDSNFLGRNDNLLKRYQIVQQIHQNFWERWHCEYLKNLQQRTKWKRESQNLQTNDMVLIKEENTPPLKWTTGRITEVKPGDDGRVRVVVVKTRNGLQTRAISKICKLPV is encoded by the coding sequence ATGGAGCCTCACAATATACCTGCGGATACGTCACCACCATCAACAACCCCCTTTAGAGAAAGCGATTCGGTGCATCATGAGGCGGGAACACCACGAACTTCCCAATCCGTGTGGTCTCAGGCTAATGATGCGTCTGCTCATTTGAAAATGCAAAATGAGTACCGCATCAAGGTCAAACAGCGTCAACAAATTCTGGATAGAATCAACATCGAACGCATACTTCCGCATCTTAGCAGTATTTCCGTGCACGAGCTCGAGGCAAAATTATCGGTACTGGAACGTCAGTACGAATCATTTCACCATCTACAATCAGAATTGGAGCTAATGAACGATGAAGAACTCAATCAACCACATCGGGATACATTCGATGAATCCTTTTGTGCAGCGAAGGCAATAATAGTGCAGCGCTTAAATGTGCTTAACCCCGCACGCCGAGAAACTATATTCAACAGCACAGCGATTGCATCTCCGTCACATCGAGTCAACCTTCCGAAACTTCAACTCACGAAATTCAATGGTCATCATCGAAATTGGATGGATTTTTACAACATGTTTTTAGCGCTCgttcacaacaacaaccaattaGCAAACATCGAGAAGTTTCAGTACCTCCGATCATGTCTCGTCGACTCAGCAGCTAGCCTCATACAATCGTTTGAGGTGACCGATGAAAATTATATCAAGGCGTTGGATCTGTTACGGTCTAGATATGGAAACAAGCGGCTAATTTTCCAAGCTCATATTCAACATATTTTCGAAGTACAGGGAGAAACAAGGCCGAATGCATCATCGATGAGGGCGTTCATAGACGTCGTCAATACCAACTTACGAGCTGTACAATCACTAGCTTCAAATCAGCAAGTATCAGATGGCATACTCTTGCATCTGGTATCCTCAAAGCTCAATACAGACACGAAAGCCAAGTGGGAGGAAGAGGTTACCCACTTGTTTGATCAGCGATCAACTGCCATGAGTTTTCATCTGCCCACTTGGGAGGACTTAGCAAAATTCTTAGAACGTCGTTGTCaaattgcagatattttggaAGCCGGGCAGCCTAAAACACTCATACCAAGAACTCAGCTAACAACTCATAGGCACAACAAACGTGACGAAAAATGGGCTATGGTGActaccaaacaaacaaagtgtgAACTTTGCAATGCGGTTCCCCATCATAATGCCTTCAAATGCGACACGTTCCGTGCAATGGATCCACTTGCAAGATATAACTGTGTGAAAAGACTGAACTTGTGCTTGAATTGCCTTGGATCAGGTCATAAATCGAATGATTGTCCTTCAGTCCATCGCTGTAAACACTGCAATGTAAAACATCATACACTATTACATCGAAATGATTCAGCCAGTACCAACATATCACCAAGAGCAGGTTTGCTCTCATCATCTGCTCTTAAGGTGAGTCTCGATCAATCAGAAGTTATTCTTGGAACAGCAATTATTCATGTTTTTAATTCTCGGGGAGTGAGCATCCGAGCTCGCGCTCTGCTAGATTCCGGATCTCAACTGCATTTCATCACGGAGAAATTGGCACAACATTTAAGAGTAACTCGAAAGGGCGTAGATATCGACGTCAGTGGAATAGGTCAAAGGAGAGCAAAGGCGCAACATTTATGTTGCATAGCGATTAAATCTCTAACCGAAGAGTATAGTGCTACCATTGATGCACTAATCATACCATCCATTACGTCATGTCAACCTAGTCGTCGCATCGATCAGTCAACCATTTCGATTCCAGATACCATTTCCATCGCTGATCCGACATTCAACATACCAGGACAGATTGACATACTCATTGGAGCAGGATTATTTTTTGAGATACTTAGTAAGGGCCAAATACGTCTCAACGGTCCAGTAatacaaaataccaaatttggttgggTGGTTGCAGGTGCCATTCCTGCGCACGTAACATCAGCAGCTGATCCATCACCTCCATACAAAGCATTCACATCAGTCACATCAGAGTCCATTTTAGATAAGCTCCTGGAAAGGTTTTGGGCAATCGAAGACATTCCAGCATCGTCATCGTCGACTCTATCATCGGATGAGCTCGAATGTGAATCCTATTTCAGCTCTACTACTCACAGGTGTCCCGTTACCAATAAGTTCATTGTTCGCCTTCCATTTCGTGAAGAACCTCATCACCTGGGTGCTTCAGAAGAAACCGCAGGCAAAAGAATGTTTTCGTTAGAATCCAAACTGAATCAAAACTCAAATCTTCGCAGAGATTACAATGAATTCATGGAAGAATATATCAATATGAAGCATATGATTCCAGTTAATTTAGAATATTCACCAAGAAATCGCCTAAACTATATTCCCCACCACGGGGTCACAAAACTTGATAGCTCGACTACTAAGCTGCGGGTAGTCTTTGACGCCTCCTGCAAAACCTCAAATGGATATTGCCTAAACGATATGTTGAGAGTTGGTCCCCAGCTACAAGATACGATATTCACAATTTTGACCCGATTCAGAAGACACAAATATGTCATTATGGCTGACATTGCCAAAATGTATAGGCAAATCTGGGTCGACGAACGAGATACCCAATGGCAATGCATTTTCTGGCGCCCTAACTCTCAACAACCACTTACCACATATCAGCTACAAACAGTTACTTATGGTACTAGTTGCGCACCGTACCTTGCTGTAAAATGTCTACAACAGCTGGCAATTGATGAAGCGAAAACTTACCCAATCGGATCAAAGGTAACACTAAGCGACTTCTATGTAGACAATTTAATAAGTGGCGCAGCTAGTATCGGCGAGGTCATCGAAATCAAGAATCAAACCATAAACTTACTGAATTGCGCGGGATTTCCTTTACGAAAATTTGCTTCGAACGCATCCGAAATTGTTGCCGATATTTTACCAGAAGACAAAGAAGAGACAATTCGTTTCCATGACACTGAGTTTGTAAAAACGCTAGGGTTAAAATGGTCACCAGTTGAGGATTGCTTTCTATTTCATTTGGTAGCGGATAATAGCGTTAAAACTACAAAGCGTTCAATTCTATCAAAATTGGCAAGTTTTTTTGATCCGATAGGTCTCCTCAATCCTTTGATTGTAACATGCAAAATTTTGATGCAACAACTGTGGAAGCTGAAGTCGCCATGGGATGATGAGGTCCCACCCGGGATCAAGGTTCATTGGGAGCTATTCAATAAACAATTACCGCTTttacaaacattaaaaataccCAGGTATGCTAATATTGATATCGATACTAAACTTCACGCATTTGCAGATGCAAGCACTAAGGCATATGGAGCATGTGTGTATGCAGCATGGAGTGATGCATATGGTGAGCATTCGTCACTACTCTGTGCTAAATCTCGAGTGGCACCAACGAAAGAGATTACATTACCTAGGCTAGAACTTTGTGCAGCCCTAATGGCCGCAGAACTGATGTCAGCAGTTAACAACATACTCAATCTTCCTAGCGCAAATGTATACTGCTGGTCAGATAGCACAATTGCGCTTGCTTGGATAGCAGGTGAACAGTCGAGATGGAACGTTTTCGTGGCCAACAGGGTAGCAAAAATACAGCAATTAACGAAAACCTTCTCCTGGAATCACGTACCAACAGACCAGAATCCCGCTGATATTGTATCACGTGGAGCATGGGCCAGCGAACTTTTACGAAATACACTTTGGTGGCACGGACCAGAATTTATCCAACAGAGCTGTGATTATTGGCCTTCAGCAGTGCATGTATCACAAAACGAATTACCAGAACAGCGGCTTCAAAGAACTGCATTAATTGCTATTCCAACTTCTGACTTCATTAGTAAACATAAGTATGTTAATAGCTACATGAAATTGCTGAGAATTTTTGCTTATGTAAGTCGATTTATTCGTGGATGTCGAAAGCAGTCATCAGTTAATGATTGCATCAACATATCGGCACCTGAAATGGATGAAGCATTAGAATTGATATGCAGacatattcaatatatttcattttcagaaGACATCCACGCCATTGAGATTGGAGAACAACATCGCAACTCAAAGCTAATTTCATTGTCGCCATTCTTGCATAAGAACCTACTCAGAGTTGGAGGGCGacttaaaaattcattattgCCTTTTAACAGTAAACATCCAATTCTACTTCCATCATCACACGCATTTGTAAATACattaattcgacattttcatcatcatcacttGCACGCCGGAgtccaaacgcttcaaaacattTTAAGAGACAAGTTCTGGATAACAAACGCACGCCATGTTATAAGAAGGGTAATTCACGATTGCGTATTATGCTACCGCAGTAACCCAATTATTGCTGAGCAGATTATGGGGCATCTTCCAGCCGATCGAGTCCAACAAACTTACCCGTTCGAAGTGACAGGAGTGGATTATTGTGGACCTGTCCTTATAACTCAACGAATTCGCGGCCGTTCACCAATTAAGTCTTATATTgcagtatttatttgttttgtaactAAGGCAGTACATTTAGAAGTTGTACCCAATTTGTCCACACAAGCATTTATAGGTACCTTAAAGAGATTTATCGCTCGACGGGGGAAAAGTCGCAAAATAGTGTCCGACAATGCTACCAATTTTGTGGGTGCCAATCGAGAACTACGCCAGCTTTTGTCCGCTTTCGTTACCAAGGAACATATAGAAGAGGTTCAACGTACATGCCTGGAGAATGGAATCGAGTGGCAGTTCATACCTCCCAGGTCTCCACACTTTGGTGGACTCTGGGAGAGTGCAGTTAAATTAGCAAAGTACTTTCTTCGTCGTGCTATCGGAACCACCACCCTAACGTTGGATGAGCTTCAAACTGTTTGTTGTCAATCCGAGGCAATAATCAACAGCCGTCCACTTACGCCGATGTCGACAGATGCTAATGACATGCGCCCATTAACACCGGCTCATTTTTTAATAGGACGGCCTCTGACAACAATTCCagactcgaactttttgggccgTAATGATAACTTACTGAAGCGCTACCAAATAGTCCAGCAAATACaccaaaatttttgggaaagatGGCACTGCGAGTATCTTAAAAATTTACAACAGCGAACAAAATGGAAAAGGGAATCTCAAAATTTACAAACGAATGACATGGTCTTAATAAAGGAGGAAAATACACCTCCACTTAAGTGGACAACAGGTCGCATCACTGAAGTCAAGCCTGGCGACGATGGTCGTGTTCGTGTAGTGGTAGTAAAAACCAGAAATGGTCTACAAACACGAGCAATATCAAAGATTTGCAAATTACCAGTATAA
- the LOC128859257 gene encoding maltase A2-like, protein MACDILHLLTIVLFCAFSASANTTVDWWESATLYQIYPRSFMDSDGDGIGDLNGITSRLQFLKEIGVTATWLSPIFESPMADMGYDVANFTNIDPLFGSMEDFDAMVAKAHKLGLKILLDFVPNHSSDECEWFQKSIRREDGYDDFYVWDDGKIDPETGERTPPSNWISIFGGSMWTWNEERQQYYLHQFLAKQPDFNYTNPMVRAHLIEVLEFWLDRGVDGFRIDAVPYFIEKRFENGTYPDEPIIIGNRPDRIYTKDQPETLEILYQWRKVLDEYQRVHGGDTRPQIAEAYSPINVLSDCINNGTYFGTQLPMNFNFVRLRGSTTAEDVEKFAKEWMDTIWTKHKMANWVVGNHDNSRPATRIGATRTDLMTMIVHALPGTSVTYYGDEIGMTDGDIDCTKRVCDFRDPERTPMQWDTSKNAGFSTGNSTWLPVNPNYSYLNVQTQRGVARSTLNIYKRMTSLKQTEAFKAFKEDGGFSYGALKEQVFQVVRTAVGREEYRLLANFGSQIEYLDGLANKTMEYVLLTSYSPHKYGDKVDLSQRIYLMPYEAVMLRWVA, encoded by the exons ATGGCGTGCGACATATTACACTTACTTACAATTGTGCTTTTCTGTGCTTTTAGCGCTTCTGCGAACACCACCGTCGACTGGTGGGAGTCCGCCACACTCTATCAGATCTATCCTCGATCGTTTATGGACAGTGACGGTGATGGTATAGGTGACTTGAATGGCATTACCTCTCGTTTGCAATTTCTCAAGGAAATAGGTGTGACAGCTACCTGGCTTTCACCAATCTTCGAGTCACCGATGGCAGATATGGGCTATGATGTAGCTAATTTCACGAACATTGACCCACTCTTTGGGTCAATGGAGGATTTTGATGCTATGGTAGCAAAGGCGCATAAATTGGGTTTAAAAATTCTACTGGATTTTGTGCCCAATCACTCGAGCGATGAGTGCGAGTGGTTCCAGAAGTCAATACGTCGCGAAGATGGTTACGATGATTTCTATGTATGGGATGATGGTAAAATCGATCCAGAAACGGGCGAGCGTACGCCGCCAAGTAATTGG atatctatttttggtgGTTCTATGTGGACCTGGAATGAAGAACGCCAACAGTACTATTTACACCAGTTTTTAGCCAAACAACCTGATTTTAATTACACCAACCCAATGGTACGAGCACATTTGATCGAGGTTTTGGAATTTTGGCTTGATCGTGGAGTGGATGGTTTTCGCATTGATGCAGTACCATATTTCATAGAGAAACGGTTTGAAAATGGTACATATCCAGATGAGCCTATTATTATTGGAAATAGACCTGACCGAATTTATACAAAGGATCAACCAGAAACTCTCGAAATATTATATCAATGGCGCAAAGTTTTAGATGAATATCAGCGAGTACATGGCGGTGACACCAG gCCACAAATTGCCGAGGCTTATTCCCCCATTAATGTTTTGAGCGATTGTATCAACAATGGCACTTATTTTGGTACTCAACTGCCAATGAATTTTAACTTTGTTCGATTAAGAGGAAGTACCACTGCAGAGGATGTTgaaaaattcgccaaagaatgGATGGATACCATATGGACGAAACATAAAATGGCTAACTGGGTAGTAGGAAATCATGACAACAGTCGTCCAGCCACACGCATTGGAGCAACTAGGACAGATCTGATGACGATGATAGTGCATGCATTGCCCGGCACATCTGTTACTTATTAC gGAGATGAGATCGGCATGACTGATGGAGACATCGACTGCACAAAAAGAGTTTGTGACTTCCGGGACCCAGAGCGTACTCCAATGCAGTGGGACACTTCAAAGAATGCTGGCTTTAGCACTGGAAACTCCACTTGGCTACCTGTCAATCCTAACTACTCATATCTCAATGTACAGACTCAGCGAGGCGTGGCACGTAGCACCTTGAACATATACAAGCGAATGACCAGTTTGAAACAAACGGAAGCATTCAAGGCGTTCAAAGAAGATGGTGGATTTTCGTATGGAGCATTGAAGGAGCAGGTCTTTCAAGTTGTGAG AACTGCTGTTGGTCGTGAGGAGTACCGTTTACTAGCTAACTTCGGTAGCCAGATAGAATATTTAGATGGCTTGGCGAATAAGACTATGGAGTACGTGCTACTCACTTCCTATTCACCTCACAAATATGG CGACAAGGTCGATTTAAGTCAACGAATTTATTTGATGCCATATGAAGCGGTAATGCTGCGGTGGGTTGCATGA